A genome region from Oryzias melastigma strain HK-1 linkage group LG12, ASM292280v2, whole genome shotgun sequence includes the following:
- the phyhd1 gene encoding phytanoyl-CoA dioxygenase domain-containing protein 1 isoform X1, with amino-acid sequence MDFMTDRDVQKYKEDGFVVLDGLLSSQECDELKQRMNEIVDQMDVPEHCRTTFTTYHDEQLKTQMQGSADYFITSGDKIRFFFEKGVFNDQGEFKVPKHLSLNKVGHALHAYEPLYKKVTHSAKVQGIAQKLGLVNPVILQSMYIFKQPGIGGEVTAHQDATFLHTEPLGRVMGLWIALEDATVNNGCLWFIPGSHKSGISRRMVRTPKGTFPLTDFIGREQAYDEEKFVAAPVKKGGVVLIHGEVVHRSAENTSEESRHVYTFHMMEALDTCWSPDNWLQPTEELPFPPLFTK; translated from the exons ATGGATTTCATGACAGACAGAGACGTGCAAAAG TACAAGGAGGACGGCTTTGTCGTCCTGGACGGGCTGCTCTCCTCTCAGGAGTGTGATGAACTGAAGCAGAGGATGAACGAGATCGTGGACCAGATGGACGTCCCCGAACACTGCCGCACCACCTTCACCACCTACCACGACGAGCAGCTGAAAACACAG ATGCAG GGAAGTGCAGATTACTTCATCACAAGTGGAGACAAGATCCGATTTTTCTTTGAGAAGGGTGTTTTTAATGACCAAG GGGAATTCAAAGTACCAAAACATCTATCACTAAATAAAGTTGGACATG caCTGCATGCATATGAGCCTTTATACAAAAAAGTTACACATTCAGCCAAAGTCCAG GGAATTGCCCAGAAGCTGGGTCTGGTGAACCCTGTGATCCTGCAGAGCATGTATATTTTTAAg CAACCAGGAATCGGTGGAGAAG TGACGGCGCACCAGGATGCGACCTTCCTGCACACGGAGCCTCTCGGCAGAGTGATGGGACTGTGGATCGCTCTGGAGGACGCCACCGTGAACAACGGCTGTCTGTGGTTTATCCCAGGATCACACAAGA gtggCATTTCCCGTCGAATGGTTCGCACCCCCAAAGGCACCTTCCCACTGACGGATTTCATTGGACGAGAGCAGGCGTATGACGAAGAGAAATTCGTGGCTGCACCtgttaaaaaag GCGGCGTGGTTCTGATCCACGGGGAGGTGGTGCATCGGAGTGCGGAAAACACTTCAGAAGAATCCCGCCACGTCTACACTTTTCACATGATGGAGGCTCTGGACACCTGCTGGAGCCCTGACAACTG GTTGCAGCCCACAGAGGAGCTTCCTTTTCCGCCTCTTTTCACTAAATGA
- the phyhd1 gene encoding phytanoyl-CoA dioxygenase domain-containing protein 1 isoform X2, whose protein sequence is MDFMTDRDVQKYKEDGFVVLDGLLSSQECDELKQRMNEIVDQMDVPEHCRTTFTTYHDEQLKTQGSADYFITSGDKIRFFFEKGVFNDQGEFKVPKHLSLNKVGHALHAYEPLYKKVTHSAKVQGIAQKLGLVNPVILQSMYIFKQPGIGGEVTAHQDATFLHTEPLGRVMGLWIALEDATVNNGCLWFIPGSHKSGISRRMVRTPKGTFPLTDFIGREQAYDEEKFVAAPVKKGGVVLIHGEVVHRSAENTSEESRHVYTFHMMEALDTCWSPDNWLQPTEELPFPPLFTK, encoded by the exons ATGGATTTCATGACAGACAGAGACGTGCAAAAG TACAAGGAGGACGGCTTTGTCGTCCTGGACGGGCTGCTCTCCTCTCAGGAGTGTGATGAACTGAAGCAGAGGATGAACGAGATCGTGGACCAGATGGACGTCCCCGAACACTGCCGCACCACCTTCACCACCTACCACGACGAGCAGCTGAAAACACAG GGAAGTGCAGATTACTTCATCACAAGTGGAGACAAGATCCGATTTTTCTTTGAGAAGGGTGTTTTTAATGACCAAG GGGAATTCAAAGTACCAAAACATCTATCACTAAATAAAGTTGGACATG caCTGCATGCATATGAGCCTTTATACAAAAAAGTTACACATTCAGCCAAAGTCCAG GGAATTGCCCAGAAGCTGGGTCTGGTGAACCCTGTGATCCTGCAGAGCATGTATATTTTTAAg CAACCAGGAATCGGTGGAGAAG TGACGGCGCACCAGGATGCGACCTTCCTGCACACGGAGCCTCTCGGCAGAGTGATGGGACTGTGGATCGCTCTGGAGGACGCCACCGTGAACAACGGCTGTCTGTGGTTTATCCCAGGATCACACAAGA gtggCATTTCCCGTCGAATGGTTCGCACCCCCAAAGGCACCTTCCCACTGACGGATTTCATTGGACGAGAGCAGGCGTATGACGAAGAGAAATTCGTGGCTGCACCtgttaaaaaag GCGGCGTGGTTCTGATCCACGGGGAGGTGGTGCATCGGAGTGCGGAAAACACTTCAGAAGAATCCCGCCACGTCTACACTTTTCACATGATGGAGGCTCTGGACACCTGCTGGAGCCCTGACAACTG GTTGCAGCCCACAGAGGAGCTTCCTTTTCCGCCTCTTTTCACTAAATGA
- the dolk gene encoding dolichol kinase isoform X1 codes for MQVNPVYVESAVVLAAVLCVHMAVWNQHSWCSIALFIQAFYVQHKWDRLLRSGGAVFQFRPSANSGIVPASMVMPLLGLVLKEKCSASGNVYFERFSMVITITGMMLALFLSLIAMGVTRPVPTNTCVIAGLAGSAILYTTKQTLTVSEVIEVLEVLLIFVYLCLIVLYLMPRCFTPGEALLIVGGISFIMNQLIKRSLNLSEVKGDPVNYFLPVVVVGSVLLGVFFALLFCFMESETWVSSLFFHIMTAVLVLGILMPWLSLFIGRHPLMWLWDFVMFNDRRLCLVGYWVFLAIVATCVVLHQNYQRQSGSKKHQASTIVRKYFHLIVVATYVPGLIYDRQLLHVASVGCLAVFLLLEYVRYFRIRPLGQLLRQLLTLFLDERDSGPLILTHVYLLMGMSLPIWLFPSTCAPKGVLAGAGGLVPYAGVLAVGVGDTVASVFGSTMGEIRWPGTRKTLEGTATSVFAQIIAVAVFLIFDGSINLNSTYSWIVGSITLVAMLEAYTSQIDNLLLPLYLFILLLL; via the exons ATGCAGGTCAACCCGGTGTACGTGGAGTCCGCCGTCGTCTTGGCGGCGGTGCTGTGTGTCCACATGGCCGTGTGGAACCAGCACTCCTGGTGCAGCATAGCGCTCTTCATTCAGGCTTTCTACGTCCAGCACAAATGGGACCGTCTACTCCGGTCGGGGGGCGCCGTGTTCCAGTTTCGTCCGTCGGCGAACAGCGGCATCGTTCCGGCATCTATGGTGATGCCTCTGCTGGGCCTGGTGCTGAAAGAAAAGTGCTCTGCCTCGGGGAATGTCTACTTTGAGCGTTTCTCCATGGTGATCACCATCACTGGCATGATGCTGGCGCTGTTCCTGTCCCTGATCGCGATGGGCGTCACCAGACCTGTGCCTACCAACACCTGTGTGATCGCAGGACTGGCCGGTAGCGCGATTCTATACACGACTAAGCAGACGCTGACAGTCTCTGAGGTAATCGAGGTTTTGGAGGTGCTGCTGATCTTCGTTTACCTCTGCTTGATCGTGCTGTACTTGATGCCGCGCTGCTTCACGCCGGGGGAGGCGCTCCTCATCGTTGGGGGCATCAGCTTCATCATGAACCAGCTCATCAAGCGCTCGCTGAACCtgtcagaggtcaaaggtgatCCGGTGAACTACTTCCTGCCTGTAGTGGTGGTGGGGTCGGTGCTGCTGGGGGTTTTCTTCGCTCTGCTCTTCTGCTTCATGGAGTCGGAGACCTGGGTGTCCTCGCTCTTCTTTCACATCATGACAGCCGTTCTGGTTTTGGGGATCCTCATGCCGTGGCTGTCCCTGTTCATCGGCCGACACCCCCTCATGTGGCTCTGGGACTTCGTCATGTTCAACGACAGAAGACTCTGCCTGGTGGGGTATTGGGTGTTTCTGGCCATCGTGGCGACTTGCGTCGTCTTACATCAGAACTATCAGCGCCAGTCGGGGTCCAAGAAGCACCAGGCTTCAACCATCGTCCGGAAGTATTTCCACCTGATCGTGGTGGCCACGTACGTGCCAGGGCTCATATACGACAGGCAGCTGCTGCACGTGGCGTCCGTGGGCTGCTTGGCGGTGTTCCTGCTCCTGGAGTACGTGCGCTACTTTCGCATCCGGCCTCTCGGCCAGCTGCTCCGGCAGCTACTCACCTTGTTCCTGGATGAGCGGGACTCCGGGCCCCTCATCCTCACCCACGTGTATTTGCTGATGGGCATGTCTCTGCCCATCTGGCTGTTCCCGTCAACCTGCGCCCCCAAGGGGGTGTTGGCAGGAGCGGGCGGCCTGGTGCCCTACGCGGGGGTGCTGGCCGTGGGAGTCGGAGACACGGTCGCCTCCGTGTTCGGCAGCACCATGGGAGAAATCCGCTGGCCCGGGACCAGGAAGACCTTGGAGGGAACGGCAACGTCGGTGTTCGCCCAGATCATCGCCGTGGCCGTCTTCCT CATATTCGACGGGAGCATTAACCTGAACTCCACCTACTCATGGATTGTTGGCTCCATCACTCTGGTAGCCATGTTGGAAGCATACACCTCCCAGATAGACAACCTCCTGCTCCCCCTCTACCTCTTCATTCTGCTGTTGCTTTGA
- the dolk gene encoding dolichol kinase isoform X2, with translation MQVNPVYVESAVVLAAVLCVHMAVWNQHSWCSIALFIQAFYVQHKWDRLLRSGGAVFQFRPSANSGIVPASMVMPLLGLVLKEKCSASGNVYFERFSMVITITGMMLALFLSLIAMGVTRPVPTNTCVIAGLAGSAILYTTKQTLTVSEVIEVLEVLLIFVYLCLIVLYLMPRCFTPGEALLIVGGISFIMNQLIKRSLNLSEVKGDPVNYFLPVVVVGSVLLGVFFALLFCFMESETWVSSLFFHIMTAVLVLGILMPWLSLFIGRHPLMWLWDFVMFNDRRLCLVGYWVFLAIVATCVVLHQNYQRQSGSKKHQASTIVRKYFHLIVVATYVPGLIYDRQLLHVASVGCLAVFLLLEYVRYFRIRPLGQLLRQLLTLFLDERDSGPLILTHVYLLMGMSLPIWLFPSTCAPKGVLAGAGGLVPYAGVLAVGVGDTVASVFGSTMGEIRWPGTRKTLEGTATSVFAQIIAVAVFLIFDGSINLNSTYSWIVGSITLVAMLEAYTSQIDNLLLPLYLFILLLL, from the coding sequence ATGCAGGTCAACCCGGTGTACGTGGAGTCCGCCGTCGTCTTGGCGGCGGTGCTGTGTGTCCACATGGCCGTGTGGAACCAGCACTCCTGGTGCAGCATAGCGCTCTTCATTCAGGCTTTCTACGTCCAGCACAAATGGGACCGTCTACTCCGGTCGGGGGGCGCCGTGTTCCAGTTTCGTCCGTCGGCGAACAGCGGCATCGTTCCGGCATCTATGGTGATGCCTCTGCTGGGCCTGGTGCTGAAAGAAAAGTGCTCTGCCTCGGGGAATGTCTACTTTGAGCGTTTCTCCATGGTGATCACCATCACTGGCATGATGCTGGCGCTGTTCCTGTCCCTGATCGCGATGGGCGTCACCAGACCTGTGCCTACCAACACCTGTGTGATCGCAGGACTGGCCGGTAGCGCGATTCTATACACGACTAAGCAGACGCTGACAGTCTCTGAGGTAATCGAGGTTTTGGAGGTGCTGCTGATCTTCGTTTACCTCTGCTTGATCGTGCTGTACTTGATGCCGCGCTGCTTCACGCCGGGGGAGGCGCTCCTCATCGTTGGGGGCATCAGCTTCATCATGAACCAGCTCATCAAGCGCTCGCTGAACCtgtcagaggtcaaaggtgatCCGGTGAACTACTTCCTGCCTGTAGTGGTGGTGGGGTCGGTGCTGCTGGGGGTTTTCTTCGCTCTGCTCTTCTGCTTCATGGAGTCGGAGACCTGGGTGTCCTCGCTCTTCTTTCACATCATGACAGCCGTTCTGGTTTTGGGGATCCTCATGCCGTGGCTGTCCCTGTTCATCGGCCGACACCCCCTCATGTGGCTCTGGGACTTCGTCATGTTCAACGACAGAAGACTCTGCCTGGTGGGGTATTGGGTGTTTCTGGCCATCGTGGCGACTTGCGTCGTCTTACATCAGAACTATCAGCGCCAGTCGGGGTCCAAGAAGCACCAGGCTTCAACCATCGTCCGGAAGTATTTCCACCTGATCGTGGTGGCCACGTACGTGCCAGGGCTCATATACGACAGGCAGCTGCTGCACGTGGCGTCCGTGGGCTGCTTGGCGGTGTTCCTGCTCCTGGAGTACGTGCGCTACTTTCGCATCCGGCCTCTCGGCCAGCTGCTCCGGCAGCTACTCACCTTGTTCCTGGATGAGCGGGACTCCGGGCCCCTCATCCTCACCCACGTGTATTTGCTGATGGGCATGTCTCTGCCCATCTGGCTGTTCCCGTCAACCTGCGCCCCCAAGGGGGTGTTGGCAGGAGCGGGCGGCCTGGTGCCCTACGCGGGGGTGCTGGCCGTGGGAGTCGGAGACACGGTCGCCTCCGTGTTCGGCAGCACCATGGGAGAAATCCGCTGGCCCGGGACCAGGAAGACCTTGGAGGGAACGGCAACGTCGGTGTTCGCCCAGATCATCGCCGTGGCCGTCTTCCTCATATTCGACGGCAGCATTAACCTGAACTCCACCTACTCATGGATTGTTGGCTCCATCACTCTGGTAGCCATGTTGGAAGCATACACCTCCCAGATAGACAACCTCCTGCTCCCCCTCTACCTCTTCATTCTGCTGTTGCTTTGA